One window of Lagenorhynchus albirostris chromosome 16, mLagAlb1.1, whole genome shotgun sequence genomic DNA carries:
- the OPALIN gene encoding opalin yields MGTGKRKEPLEALGRSFSLNFTLPANTTSSPAVTSGKGADCGPSLGLAAGIPSLVATALLVALLFTLIHQRRSSSESTEESERPCEISEIYDSPRIAENPRRLPTQEKNITGAEEAHIYVQTVSGSEEPIRDIYRPAVEVQRRRALWWLIPRLSLE; encoded by the exons ATGGGgacagggaagaggaaggagccaCTGGAGGCCCTGGGCAGG aGTTTTTCACTGAACTTCACACTGCCGGCCAACACA ACTTCCTCCCCAGCTGTTACCAGTGGGAAAGGAGCA GACTGTGGACCTTCTCTTGGGTTAGCAGCTGGCATCCCGTCCCTGGTGGCCACGGCCCTGCTGGTGGCCTTACTATTTACTCTGATTCACCAAAGAAGAAGCAGCAGTGAGTCCACCGAG gAAAGTGAGAGGCCTTGTGAAATTTCAGAAATCTATGACAGTCCCAGGATAGCTGAG AATCCTAGGAGGTTACCCACACAGGAGAAGAATATCACGGGAGCAGAAGAAGCCCACATATATGTGCAGACTGTTTCAGGAAGTGAGGAGCCCATTCGTGACATTTACCGTCCTGCTGTCGAAGTGCAGAGAAGGAGGGCGTTGTGGTGGCTTATTCCCAGACTGAGCCTGGAGTGA